The Leptospira paudalimensis region AGGAGTAAGGACAACTGTCAAAAACCTTTACTTAACAGGTGCAGATGCATGTTCGCCAGGAGTGGCCGGTGCCCTTATGGGTGGTGTTGCAGCTTCATCAGTGGTGCTTGGTCTATCGGGTACTCTAAGACTCATGAAGGAACTTTTCCAAAAGAGCCAAGAAACCGATTGACAATTGGTTTAAGGTTTGATAGTTTGATATTAAATCAATGGGAACAAAATTCAAAGGCTCTAAAAAGGAAGTACAGGCACTCGATGCGTTTATCAAATTAAAACGTGCGTCCGAGTCCTTGTCTTCCAGACTTATATCTGAATTCACCAAATGGAATATATCGGAAAGCCAATTTGGAGTTTTGGAGACATTGTACCATTTGGGTCCCCTATGCCAAAAAGACTTGGGGGATAAAATTCTCAAAAGTACGGGCAACATCACCCTCGTCATTGATAACTTAGAAAAACGAAATTTGGTGGAACGAGTCCGTGGAGTGGAGGATAGAAGGTTTATTTCTGTCCACTTAACTGGTGAAGGAAAAAAACTAATCGAACAAATTTTCCCTGACCACGTAAAACGGATCACTTCCGAATTTGCTGTACTTTCTCCTGAAGAACAAGATGTCCTTGGTAAAATCTGCAAAAAACTCGGTAAAAAAAACGAGACTTGTCCAAAATAGTTTAGTCTCGGTAATCCATCACCAATCGAAATCCAGCTCGCCTATCTTCACTTAGGTTAGGAATCCCACCATAAGATCTGGCACTAGCCGTCGCATTTTTGGCAGAATCAGAGTAAGATCCACCTCGCACCACTTTGTATATTTTTCCAAAGGAAAAGTTTTTGATATGATGGCCTGGGTACAGTTGGTAATCACTCGATGTCCACTCCGCCGCATTCCCACACATTCCAAGTGCCCCGTAAGGACTTGCCCCTTCCGTGGATAGTTCGTAAACAGACTGTGTTTTTCCAATTTTTGATTCTCTTGTATTACAATACAAAGAATCATATTCATCACCAAATGGATATTTGGTGGCTGTGATTTGGTAACCTAAAGTTTCATCTCTGTTTGTGTATTCCACAACTCCAGGACCACGAGCAGCCTTCTCCCATTCCCATTCAGTTGGAATACGTTTACCTGCCCACGCTGCATATTTCTCTACTTCACGGTAGGTGAGATGAACCACAGGATGATCCCCTTCTCCCTCTGGATACTTGCCCGAAGTCCAATGAGGAGGTGATTTGGTATTTGTTTGTTTTAGAAAGAAATCGTATTCGGCATTCGTAACTTCATACTTATCAATATAAAAAGAGGGAATCTCTTTCAAACTGGATGCTTTTGGTTCTAAAAAATATGGGTTAAAACTATCAGCAGAAGGGTCTGTCCCTTGCCCGTATAAGAATAAACCTCTGGAAACCAAAACCATTTCCTTACGGTCTTTTGGATGAAATACAGTTTTACGAGGAGAAGTATACCTTCCTTTAAAAAAGGCATCTGGTTCTGTAAAAAAATCTTCTTCCACATAACTTGCGATATAAGCATCGGTAGTGATTTCTTTCATTTTTGAATTAAGATCTGGTTTATAATCACCAACTAACACTACTTCGATAAATTGATTATTTTTACTGATATTTTTTTCTTCCCAAATAGTATCTCTGACAATGAGCAAACCTTGTTTGATTTGTGTGAGTTTTTGGTAGACTGGAAACTCTTTGGTTTCAGCAAAAAGTGCTTTTAATTCAGGTACTGAATACTTTGAAATCTTTTGGTTTCGATAAATACGGACTTTGATCCAAAGCCTATTTTTATAAACTCCGGTCACTTCACCTTTCCAAAGTTGGACTTTCTTTTTAGTCGTTGCGAAGGGTGATTCTTCCGACGTTTCCTCTTCCGAAACAAGGGGTGTGAAGAAAAACCCCAATACGAATAGAATCATTAGTAATTTTTTCATACTGTCTTTTATCATCATCGGCCGATTTCGCCGAAACCTTTTGATTGAAATTTCCTGTGCATGTATACAATCAGTGGGAAAAGGAAATGCAAAATTGATCGAGTTTCAATACAAACGGGAAAAAGAAAACATCCTCATTTCCTTAAAAACTGATTCCACACAAATTGGAACCTTTCACAGGATTGCGACAATCATTTATGCATTAAAAATGGACATCATTTCTGGTGAACTGAGCACAGTCATTGAACAAGGAAATGAATATACGATCGATTCGTTTATTTTGCAAGCAGATGGTGGCGATACAACAAAGGTGGCATTCCAATTAGGAATGATGATGGATTCTGTTTTTTCCAAAAATGCAAAATTTGAAGAGATTCTTGAAAAATTGCAGATCCAAGAACCAGCCGTGGCGACTTTTTTTAAAGAAACTCCTGAATTCATCTTCAGCGATCTTCCAGACAAAAACCAAACATGTTTGTATTTAGAAAGTAGCGCAGGTAGAGGTTTGTTGTATTATGTTTCGCGAATCCTGATGCAAAATCAAATCAACATCTTGAGTGCAACCATTGAAACAGATATGGAAACGGGGAGAGCGAAAGATAGTTTTTATTTAACAGATGGTTCGGGGCAGATGTTCGCCTCTTCTGACTTAGCTTTAAAAATCAGAAGAGAAATCCTTGCCCCGATCCAATCAAACTCTCGTTAGAGATTAATTTTTACAAAGAACCTTAAGAGCAGTCGCTTTGTCTACTTTTGGTGCTTTCCCATTGGAAAAACGATAAGCCAAACCAGATTTTTTGTCCACTTCGGTTTTTGTCCAAAATTTATCTTCGCTTGTTTTGATTTCATTTGGTGCTGTTGCAGCAAATTTAACCAAGTCTTCTTTGGATGGAACCACGCCACCTACTGATTTACAATACGCAGCTGCTTCTGTGAATTTTTTTGAAGCAATTTTATCCACGAGAAAACCAGAGGAAACCACTTCTTTAGGAGCCTCTTCTACTTTTTTCTCAGGAGTTTCAGCCACAGGTTTTGTTTGAGCGTCAGCTGGTGCCTTTGGTGCTTCCGCTTGTGTAGTCGCTGTAGGAGCCTTTGGTTTTAGGTATTTGACATACCCTAAGTATCCGATTGCGAGGATTCCCGCTAACACTAAAAATAGATACACTCCATTTCCTGATTCCTTCGTTCCATGAGAACCTTCTGAATGGGAAACAGGAGATTGAAGGGAAGCTTGCGCTGATTCGTCATTTCCGAAAAGCGAAGCGCTTTCATTTCTTGTAGATTGTTTCTTAACCGTATTTGTTTTCTTGGCCGCTTTTTTAACAGCCTTCTTCTTAGCGGCAGATGATGATTTTTTCGTTGCCATAATGATAATCCTTATTGCCGAGACAATTCTAATTATAGTTATCTCATAAAAACAGAAAAAGCTGAAGAACTTCTTCTCAATTTTGTTTTTTTTTAAAATTTTTTTAAGTGTGTTTCCGTTTCTCCTAAGAAATCGTGATCCTAGATGAAAGAAGTTCGCATTGGTCTATTGGGTGCCGGAGTTGTCGGCACGAGTCTTCTCCAACTCTTGGACAAAAACCGAGAAAAAATCCAACGTCATTATGGAATCAACTTACAACTAACAATCATTGCTACCCGTAACCCGGCAAAACTCCAAGGTAAAACGAACATCCCTGTCACAGACGACGTACTTTCTGTTACAAAACGTTCGGATATTGATATGATTGTAGAATTGATAGGCGGTACCGACACCGCATACCAAGCTGTACGTTCTGCCCTCGAAAATGGAAAAGCAGTCATTACTGCAAACAAAGCACTCCTATCTGAGAAAGGTCGTGAACTTTATCCAATCGCCGAAAAAGCAGGAGTTGAGTTAGGGTATGAAGCTGCCGTTGCAGGATCCATTCCCATCATTCGTACATTACGAGATGGACTTGCTTCATGTGAATTTGAAGTGATCTGTGGGATTCTCAACGGAACCACAAACTTTATTCTAACCAAAATGGAACAAGAGTCTTGGGACTATGCCACAGCTCTCAAAAAAGCACAGGAACTTGGATTTGCCGAAGCAGATCCAACCTTTGATGTGGAAGGGATCGATGCTGGGCATAAAATCAGCCTGCTCGCGAGCCTAGCATTCAGAGAGTATGTTTCCTTCCAAACAGTCTCTGTAAAAGGGATTTCTGAATTACAATCCATGGACATCCAAGCAGCACTTTCCCTCGGATATAGAATCAAACTACTCGGGATCTCTAAACGAAGTTCGGCGGGAATCTTAACTAAGGTCCATCCTACTCTTGTACCACTCGACCATCCACTCGCAAATGTGATGAACGAATCCAATGCTGTGTTTTACAAAACAAAAGAAGCGGATTCTGGAATGATGACAGGTAAGGGAGCAGGTGGAATGCCAACAGCGAGTGCTGTTCTCTCAGATATCATTTACTATGCCTCACGATTAGGAAGTAAAGACATCGCAAAAGAAAACAATCTTTTCCCAGAAGGAAAACGATTTCCGGAACCTGAGAATTTAGTTCGATATTACCTACGTTTCTCTACTGTGGACAAACCAGGTGTACTTGCTGAAATTTCCCAAATTTTAGGACGTCATAATATTTCAATTGCATCCGTCCAACAGAAGGAATCCTCTTCGGAACCTGTATCTGTGATTGTTGTCACCCATGCAGCAACAGAAGGTGAATTTCAAAAATCGTTAGTGGAAATTGATATGATGAAAGACATCATCAAACAAAAAACAGTTGCGATACGGTTATTGGAGAACCTCTAAACCCATGGCAAAGTTTACCTTCCCTTCCCTCATCATTGAAACGGAATCCATCCAAATCAAAGGGGAAGTCGTGCAGGTAGTCTCCTTTGTGGGTCAAATCACGAATACCAATGCATATGAAATCAACCGAAGTATCTCTTCTGTTTTTGAAGATGGGATTTACCAAATCATTTTAGATTTGAGTCAATTGGAATACATCAATAGCATTGGTGTAGCAACCCTCATCAGTATCATTAAAACTGTTGAAACACAAAATGGAAAGATTAGAATTGGGGGCTTAAATCACTTTTTAGAAAACGTAATCCAACTGATGGATTTACCCAAAAAAGTGCAAATTTACAATACCAAAAAAGAAGCCATTCTCAATTGGATGTAACTTCCAGCTGTTTTTGTTCCTTCTTTTTCCAAATTTCATATTCAATCAAATCAAGGAGTTTTGAAAGCCCTTCCCTTGTAATGGAAGAAACTAACAAAGAACCATTTTTCTGTAAATTGCCATAAGTTTCTTCATCCAATCCATCCGCTTTATTAAAAACAACCATCCGCGGAATTTCATTTAATTGTAACGAATTGAGGATGGTATCAACTGCATCCATCTGCTCAGAGTAATTTGGATTGGTCACATCCACAACATGTAATAATAAATCCGCATCACCTAATTCCTCTAAGGTAGCTTTAAAGGCTTGGGATAAATCGGGAGGCAGGTCATGGATAAAACCTACTGTATCAGAGATGATGATCTCTCGTTCTTCAGGAAACCGAATACGCCTTGTGGTTGGGTCTAAGGTTGCAAATAATTTGTCTTCTGCAATCACTGTTGAATTCGTAAGTGCATTGAGAAGAGTCGATTTCCCTGCATTGGTGTAACCAACAATTCCTACGATCGGTATTTCATTACGGGAACGAGACTTACGATTGAGTTCCCTTCTTCGTTTTAGGTCTTTTAGTTCATTTTCCAAACGATTGATTTTTTCTTCAACTCGCCTGTTTCCAATTTCCAGTTTGGTTTCTCCAGGTCCTCTACCACCAATACCACCCGTTAGGCGACTCATGTTATCATCCAATTCAGAGAGTCGATTTTTCAGATACTTAAGTTGAGCAAGTTCCACTTGTAATTTTCCATCGCGGGACTTTGCATTTTTGGAGAAAATATCTAATATGAGTTGGGTACGATCGATGATTTTTAAATCACTAGCATCTGAGATTTTTTTCGCCTGAGAAGGTGTGAGTTCCAAATCAAAAATTAAATGTTCTATGTCTTTGTGAACAGAAGTTAAAATAATTTCTTGGAGTTTTCCTTTTCCCACAACTGTTCTGGGATCGGGATCTCTTTTTTGCATGTACGTATCTACAACGTGAATCCCTGCTGTACGACACAGTTCCTTTAATTCAGCCATGGAATGTTCAGGCGAACGTTTCATTTTTCGTACGTCATAAACTCCCACAAGGAAAGCGCGGTTTTCTTTTTGTGATTCCTTCAGGTTAGATGTTTTTTTTGTGAATTCAGATTCGAGTGCTTCTACTTCATCCGAATATCCATACTTAATTTGGCCTGGGTATTGTTTGGGAGAAAGGATCCAAGGTTCTTTGGCATCAGGGTCTGGATTGATAAAGGCCGAAAAAAAGAATTTTGGAATCCCATCTTTATCCACACATGCCGCTGTGATAGAATCAAAACGGTTGAGAACAAGGTCCATCAAGTCTTCTTGGTTTAACGGCTGTTCCTTGAGATGCGTATGGAATAAACGAAGACCACGGAGGCGTGAATGAGCAACTCGGTAACGATCTAAATGGGGAATTTCGATGGAGTGGTCGTTGCCAACAATCAGATGGGTGACATAACCCGTCCTCTCAATGAGAAGGCCAACTTGCCTTCCGATTTCAACAGAAATCTCACCAACGAGCCTTGCGAGCTCCATAGAGATGATAGAATCCTCCCGAAGTCGCCTTTCGGAGAGAGATTTTAACTTTTTTAGCTGGTTTGGCTTAAGACCAGCGAGGTTGCCGCTAATTTTACTTATAGTACGTATCCGATATTCAAAGTATGGAAGTAGGCTATCATATGTTTCAAAAGGGTCAAGACATAATTTGGAAAAGCAGTTTGTGGGTGGTCTTACTCTTTTTCATCAGTTGTTCAACTTCAAAACCCTTCCAATTAACAGATGTTTCTCCAAAGTATCGCGAATACCAAGGGAGTGATTTAGATCCACATAAAACCAAAGATGTTGTCATTCCTGTTACGAATAATCGAAAATATGATTCTTTTATTGAAGAAGCACATCGAACTATCGCATTATTAGAGTTTGGTGAAAATATTGCTTTACGTGCTGATAGCAAAAAAACCGTAGGTGAAGCAGTTGATAAAGAAATGCAAGCTGCTGCCTATTTGGAAGAAGATTTACCTAATGTGATCACTAGGTTACCTGAACTCATTCAAACAAACCAATCCCTTATCGATAGTACACCAAATGATTTTGATGGACCAACAATTGGACGAGTTTCTCGTGAATTAGGAGTTATATTAGAGTCATTACAACAATATAGTCCTAAAGCGATTGGAATTCAAAATGCAATCCGTAATCTAAGATCAGATTCCAATAATTATAACCAAGGAAGAGATATTGCTGAACCTGAAACCAAAACAGGAACAGAAGATCCTATTCTTATCAATACTGACACTCAAACTTCCAAAAAACCAGAAAAGGTAACTGTTAAAAAAGAAGATTCCTCCAATAAAATTTCTATCAAACGATTGAATCGCAAATCCAAAGTTACTGGGAAGGCGACGGAACAGATCAATGAATTGGTTAAGAAGGAAGAGGATGAAGTCCTTTCTGATGAAGAGAAAAAAGACAAAGAATATACAGAACAAATTCGAAATGGACTTGTTCAGGTATTTCGATGGGAATACTATCGTAAGCCAAAAAATCTTGAAAAAATTCTCGCAACTCATCCCATTCCAAGAGTTCGATCTGCGGCGGCCCTTGCCCTTGGCCGATTGAAAGCTGGTCGTGTTACCTTACAATCTGCAATAGATAAAGATGGTTACCAAGTTCGTCCTGCAGCATACAAAGCTCTATCTGACATTGGTGATAAACGTTCCTTAACCTATTTTATTGCAGGGACAAAAGCAGAAGACCCAGAAGTGATAGCAGTCAGCTTTGAAGGACTTGGAAAAACCAAAGATCCAGCAGGCCGTGAATTAATTTTAACACAAGGGATTGCATCTGAATACGTTGTAATTGTTTCGGGTGCTTTACGAGGTCTCGCCTATCATAAATTAGATGCTGATGTTGAAATTTTTGCTAAATTTTTAAAATCACCAGAACAAGAAATCAAAGAAGCAGCAATCGAAGCACTTGCTATACATGGAAGCCGAGAGAGTTTACGAATCTTAGAACGTGTGGCTACAGAAGAACCTACATTAACCATGATGGCGATCGATGAAATTAGCAAAAATCCTTCCCTTTCCGCAACTTTTGCTTTGATTCGATTGAATGAATCTTTAACTGATGAAAAGTTCACAAAACGGATTGGGGAAGCACTACTTCGAAGAAAAGCATTTGGAAAGTATGCGATCATCCTAATAGAAGATGATTATCTAAGATCAGAACCTAACGAAAGATCCATTCCTTTATCTTATATTAAAAATAAAGAAATTGGTCTCATCCTATCAGAAACCAAAAAAGAATTCGCTGTTCGGATTGGTGAAGACATTGTCACAGATAAATACATCCAAATGAAAATGGAATCTACTTTACCTGGAGCAAGAAGTGCATTCGTCACTGGCTGGGTATTTTATCCAAAAATTGATATCATAGAAGTAAAACAATTAGGCAGTGATGGAAATTCAGGAAAGTATTCTCAGTTAAAAAAAGGAAAACACAAAAACTTGTTTAATCCAATTGAGGAAATTAAAGTTCCTAGAAAGGAGTAGATTTACCCTTTGAGAGAATGGTGGGAACCCATTCCACCGTTCCTTGTTTGAGTGGAACCTTTGGGATCATCCAATGTAATCCACAAAACCAAGATAAAAAAATAGAAGAAAAAGGCATCACTCCCGAGACATCAAATCCTGTGGATGCTATTACCATTATTCCTTTGTATCCTGATTTGTAAATTTTACGCATCATCCACAATCCAGAAGTTTGAGTTTCCATTGTGACATCAGAGATGATCATGTCGTAATCGTTGGAGTTAGTAAATAATTCCCATCCTTGTTTTGCATCAACGGCTCTATCGGAATTAATTTTTTTAGCATCCAAATATAATTTAAGATTATTCGCATAGCGGTCATTATCATCAACAATTAGTACTTTTTTCATATTTGGATCTCTGCATCTGCAAATTGACTATCATATAGTTTTTTATAAATACCATTTTGTTCGAGTAAAGAATCGTGATCCCCTTGTTCCTTGATCTCACCTTCTTCGATGACAACTATGTTTTTAATTCGCCTTACGGTCGATAATCGATGTGCAATAATAAATGTTGTACGATTTTGGAATAGTCTTTCGAGAGCTCGGCTCACCAAACGTTCCGATTCAGCATCAAGAGCACTAGTTGCTTCGTCTAAAATCATAATTTCAGCATTTCGTAATAATGCTCGAGCAATGACTAAACGTTGCCTTTGTCCACCACTCAAATCTAATCCACGTACACCAATCATGGTATCATATCCGTTTTCCATTTTGGTGATAAAATCATGTGCATTCGCCAATCGAGCAGCTCTTACCACTTCTTTTCTTGTAGCAGCTCCAGTTCCGTATGCGATGTTTTCAGCAATGGTTCCGTGGAAGAGGAAAATTTCTTGGGTCACAATTCCTATTTTTTTACGAAGTGATTTGAGGGAATATTGTTTGATATCAATCCCATCAATTTTGATCTGTCCTGCAGTTGGATCAAAAAAACGAGGAATTAAATCCATCATTGTGGATTTTCCAGAACCACTTGTTCCTACAAATGCATAGGTTTCGCCAAGTTTGATATCTAAGTTGATTCCTTTGAGAACTTCCTGGTTGGTTCCAGGATAAGAAAAATGGATATTTTCAAATTTGATTCCCTCTGTGATTTTTTCGAGAACTGTTTCATCACCATGTTCAATCACTTCTGGGTCACGATCGATGATTTCAAAAATTCGTTTCCCAGCAGAATTAGCTTGGGTGATTTTTCCTACCATTTGTGAAAGTTGAGTGAGTGGCCTCATTAAAAATAATAAAGTTAAAAGAAATGCCATAAACTCACCTTGAGTGAATTTACCTGAATAGATAAATTTGGCACCTAACGCAAAATATCCGAGAACTACAATGGATGATGTTAATTCAACAAGGCTAGGTGCCATTTGTAAGTAAAATTGACCTTTAAATGTCCTTCTATAAACTTTATAATTGATATTATCAAACTTTTTAAGGTCTTGTTTTTCTTGTCGAAAGGTACGAATGACTTTGATACCAGAAATAAACTCTTGGATATGCCCATTGAGATCTGCTATTTTCTCTTGGAATCTAGCTGTAGATGAAGAAATTTTTCTCGTGAACAAAGTAACTGGCAATATCACAACAGGAACTGTCAAACAAGCGAGGATCAAAAGATCTGAATTTAGATAAATTAAAATCACTAAATGAGTTAACACATAGAAGAAATTGATAACCGCATCACGTAAATTACTCGAAATCACAGCTGCTACAATTTCTGCATCATTGATCACACGGCTCATGATAAGCCCTGTTTTCTCTTTATAAAAATACGTGAGAGGTAATTTTTGTACCTTTTGGAATAACTCTTGCCGTATATCTCGAACCGCTTTATAACCAGCTGTGGCAATACAATAAACAGATAATAAATAGGTTCCCAATTTCAAAAGATACAGTGGAAACACTGCAATACAAACTGCCCAAACTACTTCCTTGGGTTCCATGTTTTCTGTATAAGTATTGATTTGGAGTTTGGCAGAGATGATCAATCGTTTGATTCTTTCCAATCCATCTAAACTATCTTCACCCAGTAAAACTTCCTGAACTAATATGGTTTTTTCAGGTAAAGTTAAATCCAAATGAAAACGATTGTTCTTATCACTTCCGAGTGAATCAAAAAGAGGAATGAGTGCAGTTAACGAAATTCCATTGAGTATGGCTGTTAAGAGAGCAAATACAAGTCCCAAAACAAATCTTTGTTTATAATGAACGCTATAACTCAATAATCTAAAAAAATATTTCATGAATGAACTTCCTCATAGAAGTTACGAAGCACGGTTTCCCCATATTCAGTGAGGATGGATTCAGGATGGAACTGAACCCCGAAGACCTTTCTCCATTTTCTGTGACGAATCCCCATGATCACACCATCTTTCGTTTCTGCTGTCACTTCCAATTCGTTTGGAAATTCCAGTTTTGAGACTGCCCAAGAATGGTAACGGTTAGCTAAAAACTGGTTAGGGATGTTTTTAAAAATACCATCACCATTGTGTTCGATGGGAGAAGGCCGTCCATGGTATATTTCTTTCGTTTGTTCTAATTTTGCTCCAAAGGTTTCCGCAATCGTTTGGTGGCCGAGACAAATTCCAAGAATCGGAACTTTCGGATACAAAGTAACAAAATGTGACATGAGTTTCCCAGAAGTTTTTGGTAAACCAGGTCCAGGAGAAAGAACAACTGCTTGGTATTTTTGCAACGTATCCAAAGGTAAATTTTCATCATTTCGCATTACAGTTGTTGGTGCGATTTTGGTTAAGTATTGGAATAATATGTAAGTGAAAGAGTCGTAGTTATCGATGAGTAAAAACATACTAGGATAGGAACAGTGGAACTATTTTCTAATTCCACTGATCCCAATTCCAACTTTTAAGCGTTTGGAGTTTCGATCCCAACTCCATCGTTGAGGAATTTCGAAATGATCACTCTTTGGATTTGTGAAGTTCCTTCATAAATTTGGAAAATTTTAGCATCACGCATCAATTTTTCAACTGGGTATTCTTCATTGAATCCGTAGCCACCAAAAATTTGAACTGCATCTGTTGTGACACGCATAGCCATATCAGCACAGAATACTTTTGCAATGGATGCTTGGTATGTGTTACGGAAACCATTGTCAATAAGCCAAGCCGATTGCCAACAAAGCAGTCTTCCTGCTTCAATATCACGAGCCATTTCTGCGATCATAAAACTAACACCTTGGTTCACGGAAATTGGTTTTCCGAACGCATTACGAGTGTTTGCATAACGAATGGAATGATCAAGTGCTGCTCGAGCAACACCAACAGCTCCGATCGCTACAGCTGGGCGAGTTTGGTCAAATGCACCCATTGCAATTTTGAAACCTTCCCCTTCTTTACCGATCATATTTTCTTTTGGAACTTTCACATCTTCGAAAGTAACACCGCGAGTGTCGGAACAACGTTGTCCCATATTCTTTTCTTTTTTACCAACGATGATTCCTGGAGTTTTTGCATCTACAATGAAGCCTGTCATGCCTTTGTGCCCAGCATTTGGATCTGTTTTTGCAAGAACAAAAAACCAATCTGCATGTCCTGCATTGGTGATCCACATTTTAGATCCGTTGATGATGTATTCATCTCCGACTCGTTTTGCAGTGGTACGAATTCCTGCAACGTCAGATCCTGCACCAGGCTCTGTTACTGCATATGCAGCGAGAGTAAAATTTTCGGTCATTGGTTGGATGAATTTTTTCATCACATAGTCATCAGCACCTAACAACACTGGAGCGAGTGCTAAGTTGTTTGCAAGGATTGCAGTTGCCATCCCAGAACATCCATAAAATAACTCTTCTGAGGCGATCAGTTCATCCAAAACACCAAGTCCTGCTCCACCATATTCTGCAGGGATGTGCATGTTCATGAGACCCACATCAAATGCTTTTTTCAAAATCTCTTTTGGATACTCACCTGTGTGGTCATGGTGTTCCGCTTTGGGAATCATTTCATTTTTTGCGAAATCTCTGGCTAGTTCGCGGAGGGCTTTTTGTTCATCGGTGATTGAAAAGTCGATCATGGGTTGCCTTATAGATGTTTTTTTACAGTACTTTGGAATTTTCTCTATGAGTCAAGAAACTAGGGCGACTTAAATCTGTTGAAAAATCTTTTGAATCCAAAATTCTAGCCATGGGAGACAACAATGTCAGGA contains the following coding sequences:
- a CDS encoding ABC transporter ATP-binding protein gives rise to the protein MKYFFRLLSYSVHYKQRFVLGLVFALLTAILNGISLTALIPLFDSLGSDKNNRFHLDLTLPEKTILVQEVLLGEDSLDGLERIKRLIISAKLQINTYTENMEPKEVVWAVCIAVFPLYLLKLGTYLLSVYCIATAGYKAVRDIRQELFQKVQKLPLTYFYKEKTGLIMSRVINDAEIVAAVISSNLRDAVINFFYVLTHLVILIYLNSDLLILACLTVPVVILPVTLFTRKISSSTARFQEKIADLNGHIQEFISGIKVIRTFRQEKQDLKKFDNINYKVYRRTFKGQFYLQMAPSLVELTSSIVVLGYFALGAKFIYSGKFTQGEFMAFLLTLLFLMRPLTQLSQMVGKITQANSAGKRIFEIIDRDPEVIEHGDETVLEKITEGIKFENIHFSYPGTNQEVLKGINLDIKLGETYAFVGTSGSGKSTMMDLIPRFFDPTAGQIKIDGIDIKQYSLKSLRKKIGIVTQEIFLFHGTIAENIAYGTGAATRKEVVRAARLANAHDFITKMENGYDTMIGVRGLDLSGGQRQRLVIARALLRNAEIMILDEATSALDAESERLVSRALERLFQNRTTFIIAHRLSTVRRIKNIVVIEEGEIKEQGDHDSLLEQNGIYKKLYDSQFADAEIQI
- a CDS encoding anthranilate synthase component II, whose translation is MFLLIDNYDSFTYILFQYLTKIAPTTVMRNDENLPLDTLQKYQAVVLSPGPGLPKTSGKLMSHFVTLYPKVPILGICLGHQTIAETFGAKLEQTKEIYHGRPSPIEHNGDGIFKNIPNQFLANRYHSWAVSKLEFPNELEVTAETKDGVIMGIRHRKWRKVFGVQFHPESILTEYGETVLRNFYEEVHS
- a CDS encoding acyl-CoA dehydrogenase family protein, whose protein sequence is MIDFSITDEQKALRELARDFAKNEMIPKAEHHDHTGEYPKEILKKAFDVGLMNMHIPAEYGGAGLGVLDELIASEELFYGCSGMATAILANNLALAPVLLGADDYVMKKFIQPMTENFTLAAYAVTEPGAGSDVAGIRTTAKRVGDEYIINGSKMWITNAGHADWFFVLAKTDPNAGHKGMTGFIVDAKTPGIIVGKKEKNMGQRCSDTRGVTFEDVKVPKENMIGKEGEGFKIAMGAFDQTRPAVAIGAVGVARAALDHSIRYANTRNAFGKPISVNQGVSFMIAEMARDIEAGRLLCWQSAWLIDNGFRNTYQASIAKVFCADMAMRVTTDAVQIFGGYGFNEEYPVEKLMRDAKIFQIYEGTSQIQRVIISKFLNDGVGIETPNA